A region of Eschrichtius robustus isolate mEscRob2 chromosome 19, mEscRob2.pri, whole genome shotgun sequence DNA encodes the following proteins:
- the ZNF45 gene encoding zinc finger protein 45 isoform X1, which translates to MTKFKEAVTFKDVAVVFTEEELGLLDSAQKQLYQEVMLENFRNLVSVGEEGHSGTEHRISPCGHQSFTPDVISQLKREEKLWMIKIATQSHRSSGDKNLNGMETLQEVGLRYLPHEELFCSQIWQQVTKELTGCQDSMGNIQGTGSQMEKQGGTLNKDEEFGKDFNQTSHLQVHRRDHTGEKPYRGVECEKGFIRDSHLQMNQTAHVGEKPYKCEKCENAFRRLSSLQAHQRVHSRTRLNKHDMSCKGFSQKSYLHHHQRVPTGEDPHRFEECGRNVGKSSHCQAPPIAHTLEKPYKCEECGLGFSQCSYLHIHQRAHTGKKPYKCEECGKGFSWRSRLQAHQRIHTGEKPYKCEACGKGFSYSSHLNIHCRIHTGEKPFKCEECGKGFSVGSHLQAHQISHTGEKPYKCEECGKGFCRASNLLDHQRGHSGEKPYQCDACGKGFSRSSDFNIHFRVHTGEKPYKCEECGKGFSQASNLLAHQRGHTGEKPYKCGTCGKGFSRSSDLNVHCRIHTGEKPYKCEKCGKAFSQFSSLQVHQRVHTGEKPYQCAECGKGFSVGSQLQAHQRCHTGEKPYQCEECGKGFCRASNFLAHRGVHTGEKPYRCDVCGKRFRQRSYLQAHQRVHTGEKPYKCEECGKVFSWSSYLQAHQRVHTGEKPYKCEECGKGFSWSSSLIIHQRVHAGDEGDKDCPSSENTYSKEAL; encoded by the exons ATGACCAAGTTCAAG GAGGCGGTGACCTTCAAGGACGTGGCCGTGGTCTTCACggaggaggagctggggctgCTGGACTCTGCCCAGAAGCAGCTGTACCAGGAAGTGATGCTGGAGAACTTCCGGAACCTGGTCTCAGTGGGTGAGGAAGGGCACTCTGGGACTGAACATCGGATCAGCCCCTGTG GGCATCAATCGTTCACACCAGATGTAATATCCCAgttaaagagagaagaaaagctttGGATGATAAAGATAGCAACCCAGAGCCATCGCTCCTCGG GAGACAAGAATCTAAATGGCATGGAGACTCTTCAAGAAGTTGGATTAAGGTATCTGCCACATGAAGAGCTTTTCTGCTCACAAATCTGGCAACAGGTTACAAAGGAATTAACTGGGTGTCAAGATTCCATGGGAAATATTCAAGGAACTGGCTCTCAGATGGAAAAACAAGGTGGCACACTCAATAAAGATGAGGAGTTTGGTAAAGACTTCAATCAGACTTCACATCTTCAAGTTCACCGCAGAGACcacactggagaaaaaccctACAGAGGGGTGGAGTGTGAGAAAGGTTTCATACGGGACTCTCACCTTCAAATGAACCAGACAGCCCACGTAGGAGAGAAGCCCTACAAGTGTGAAAAATGTGAAAACGCCTTCCGTCGGCTTTCAAGTCTTCAGGCCCATCAGAGAGTCCACAGTAGAACAAGATTGAACAAACATGATATGTCGTGTAAGGGTTTCAGTCAGAAGTcatatcttcatcatcatcagagAGTCCCCACTGGAGAGGATCCACACAGATTTGAGGAGTGTGGGAGGAACGTCGGGAAAAGCTCACATTGTCAAGCTCCTCCCATAGCCCACACGTTGGAGAAACCCTATAAATGTGAGGAGTGTGGACTGGGCTTCAGTCAGTGCTCCTATCTTCACATCCATCAGAGAGCCCACACAGGAAAGAAACCTTATAAATGTGAAGAGTGTGGGAAGGGCTTCAGTTGGCGTTCACGCCTACAGGCTCATCAGCGAATCCACACTGGGGAGAAACCCTACAAATGTGAGGCCTGTGGCAAGGGCTTTAGTTACAGCTCACACCTGAACATCCATTGTAGAATCCACACAGGTGAGAAACCCTTTAAGTGTGAGGAGTGTGGGAAAGGCTTCAGTGTGGGTTCCCACCTTCAAGCCCATCAGATAAGCCACACGGGAGAGAAACCATACAAATGTGAGGAGTGTGGCAAGGGCTTCTGTCGGGCCTCAAATCTTCTGGACCATCAGAGAGGCCATAGTGGTGAGAAACCATATCAGTGTGATGCATGTGGAAAGGGCTTTAGTCGTAGCTCAGATTTTAACATTCATTTTAGAGTCCATACAGGAGAAAAACCTTATAAGTGCGAGGAGTGTGGGAAAGGTTTCAGTCAGGCCTCAAATCTTCTGGCCCATCAAAGAGGCCAcactggagaaaaaccatacaaATGTGGTACATGTGGGAAGGGCTTCAGCCGGAGTTCAGATCTTAACGTTCATTGTCGAATCCACACgggagagaaaccctataaatGTGAGAAGTGCGGGAAGGCCTTCAGTCAGTTCTCAAGCCTTCAAGTGCATCAAAGAGTCCATACCGGCGAGAAACCATACCAGTGTGCAGAGTGTGGGAAAGGCTTCAGTGTGGGCTCACAGCTTCAGGCCCATCAGAGGtgtcacactggagagaaaccctaccaGTGTGAGGAGTGTGGGAAGGGCTTCTGTCGGGCCTCAAATTTTCTGGCTCACCGTGGAGTCCACACAGGAGAGAAGCCATACCGATGCGATGTGTGTGGTAAGCGCTTCAGGCAGAGATCATACCTTCAAGCCCACCAGAGggtccacactggagagaaaccatataAGTGTGAGGAATGTGGTAAGGTCTTCAGTTGGAGCTCATACCTTCAAGCCCATCAGAGAGTCCACACTGGGGAAAAACCATACAAATGTGAGGAGTGTGGGAAAGGCTTCAGTTGGAGCTCAAGTCTTATAATTCATCAGCGAGTCCATGCTGGGGATGAGGGTGACAAGGACTGTCCCTCATCAGAGAATACATACAGCAAAGAAGCTCTATAA
- the ZNF45 gene encoding zinc finger protein 45 isoform X2 has protein sequence MTKFKEAVTFKDVAVVFTEEELGLLDSAQKQLYQEVMLENFRNLVSVGHQSFTPDVISQLKREEKLWMIKIATQSHRSSGDKNLNGMETLQEVGLRYLPHEELFCSQIWQQVTKELTGCQDSMGNIQGTGSQMEKQGGTLNKDEEFGKDFNQTSHLQVHRRDHTGEKPYRGVECEKGFIRDSHLQMNQTAHVGEKPYKCEKCENAFRRLSSLQAHQRVHSRTRLNKHDMSCKGFSQKSYLHHHQRVPTGEDPHRFEECGRNVGKSSHCQAPPIAHTLEKPYKCEECGLGFSQCSYLHIHQRAHTGKKPYKCEECGKGFSWRSRLQAHQRIHTGEKPYKCEACGKGFSYSSHLNIHCRIHTGEKPFKCEECGKGFSVGSHLQAHQISHTGEKPYKCEECGKGFCRASNLLDHQRGHSGEKPYQCDACGKGFSRSSDFNIHFRVHTGEKPYKCEECGKGFSQASNLLAHQRGHTGEKPYKCGTCGKGFSRSSDLNVHCRIHTGEKPYKCEKCGKAFSQFSSLQVHQRVHTGEKPYQCAECGKGFSVGSQLQAHQRCHTGEKPYQCEECGKGFCRASNFLAHRGVHTGEKPYRCDVCGKRFRQRSYLQAHQRVHTGEKPYKCEECGKVFSWSSYLQAHQRVHTGEKPYKCEECGKGFSWSSSLIIHQRVHAGDEGDKDCPSSENTYSKEAL, from the exons ATGACCAAGTTCAAG GAGGCGGTGACCTTCAAGGACGTGGCCGTGGTCTTCACggaggaggagctggggctgCTGGACTCTGCCCAGAAGCAGCTGTACCAGGAAGTGATGCTGGAGAACTTCCGGAACCTGGTCTCAGTGG GGCATCAATCGTTCACACCAGATGTAATATCCCAgttaaagagagaagaaaagctttGGATGATAAAGATAGCAACCCAGAGCCATCGCTCCTCGG GAGACAAGAATCTAAATGGCATGGAGACTCTTCAAGAAGTTGGATTAAGGTATCTGCCACATGAAGAGCTTTTCTGCTCACAAATCTGGCAACAGGTTACAAAGGAATTAACTGGGTGTCAAGATTCCATGGGAAATATTCAAGGAACTGGCTCTCAGATGGAAAAACAAGGTGGCACACTCAATAAAGATGAGGAGTTTGGTAAAGACTTCAATCAGACTTCACATCTTCAAGTTCACCGCAGAGACcacactggagaaaaaccctACAGAGGGGTGGAGTGTGAGAAAGGTTTCATACGGGACTCTCACCTTCAAATGAACCAGACAGCCCACGTAGGAGAGAAGCCCTACAAGTGTGAAAAATGTGAAAACGCCTTCCGTCGGCTTTCAAGTCTTCAGGCCCATCAGAGAGTCCACAGTAGAACAAGATTGAACAAACATGATATGTCGTGTAAGGGTTTCAGTCAGAAGTcatatcttcatcatcatcagagAGTCCCCACTGGAGAGGATCCACACAGATTTGAGGAGTGTGGGAGGAACGTCGGGAAAAGCTCACATTGTCAAGCTCCTCCCATAGCCCACACGTTGGAGAAACCCTATAAATGTGAGGAGTGTGGACTGGGCTTCAGTCAGTGCTCCTATCTTCACATCCATCAGAGAGCCCACACAGGAAAGAAACCTTATAAATGTGAAGAGTGTGGGAAGGGCTTCAGTTGGCGTTCACGCCTACAGGCTCATCAGCGAATCCACACTGGGGAGAAACCCTACAAATGTGAGGCCTGTGGCAAGGGCTTTAGTTACAGCTCACACCTGAACATCCATTGTAGAATCCACACAGGTGAGAAACCCTTTAAGTGTGAGGAGTGTGGGAAAGGCTTCAGTGTGGGTTCCCACCTTCAAGCCCATCAGATAAGCCACACGGGAGAGAAACCATACAAATGTGAGGAGTGTGGCAAGGGCTTCTGTCGGGCCTCAAATCTTCTGGACCATCAGAGAGGCCATAGTGGTGAGAAACCATATCAGTGTGATGCATGTGGAAAGGGCTTTAGTCGTAGCTCAGATTTTAACATTCATTTTAGAGTCCATACAGGAGAAAAACCTTATAAGTGCGAGGAGTGTGGGAAAGGTTTCAGTCAGGCCTCAAATCTTCTGGCCCATCAAAGAGGCCAcactggagaaaaaccatacaaATGTGGTACATGTGGGAAGGGCTTCAGCCGGAGTTCAGATCTTAACGTTCATTGTCGAATCCACACgggagagaaaccctataaatGTGAGAAGTGCGGGAAGGCCTTCAGTCAGTTCTCAAGCCTTCAAGTGCATCAAAGAGTCCATACCGGCGAGAAACCATACCAGTGTGCAGAGTGTGGGAAAGGCTTCAGTGTGGGCTCACAGCTTCAGGCCCATCAGAGGtgtcacactggagagaaaccctaccaGTGTGAGGAGTGTGGGAAGGGCTTCTGTCGGGCCTCAAATTTTCTGGCTCACCGTGGAGTCCACACAGGAGAGAAGCCATACCGATGCGATGTGTGTGGTAAGCGCTTCAGGCAGAGATCATACCTTCAAGCCCACCAGAGggtccacactggagagaaaccatataAGTGTGAGGAATGTGGTAAGGTCTTCAGTTGGAGCTCATACCTTCAAGCCCATCAGAGAGTCCACACTGGGGAAAAACCATACAAATGTGAGGAGTGTGGGAAAGGCTTCAGTTGGAGCTCAAGTCTTATAATTCATCAGCGAGTCCATGCTGGGGATGAGGGTGACAAGGACTGTCCCTCATCAGAGAATACATACAGCAAAGAAGCTCTATAA
- the ZNF45 gene encoding zinc finger protein 45 isoform X3 produces MLENFRNLVSVGEEGHSGTEHRISPCGHQSFTPDVISQLKREEKLWMIKIATQSHRSSGDKNLNGMETLQEVGLRYLPHEELFCSQIWQQVTKELTGCQDSMGNIQGTGSQMEKQGGTLNKDEEFGKDFNQTSHLQVHRRDHTGEKPYRGVECEKGFIRDSHLQMNQTAHVGEKPYKCEKCENAFRRLSSLQAHQRVHSRTRLNKHDMSCKGFSQKSYLHHHQRVPTGEDPHRFEECGRNVGKSSHCQAPPIAHTLEKPYKCEECGLGFSQCSYLHIHQRAHTGKKPYKCEECGKGFSWRSRLQAHQRIHTGEKPYKCEACGKGFSYSSHLNIHCRIHTGEKPFKCEECGKGFSVGSHLQAHQISHTGEKPYKCEECGKGFCRASNLLDHQRGHSGEKPYQCDACGKGFSRSSDFNIHFRVHTGEKPYKCEECGKGFSQASNLLAHQRGHTGEKPYKCGTCGKGFSRSSDLNVHCRIHTGEKPYKCEKCGKAFSQFSSLQVHQRVHTGEKPYQCAECGKGFSVGSQLQAHQRCHTGEKPYQCEECGKGFCRASNFLAHRGVHTGEKPYRCDVCGKRFRQRSYLQAHQRVHTGEKPYKCEECGKVFSWSSYLQAHQRVHTGEKPYKCEECGKGFSWSSSLIIHQRVHAGDEGDKDCPSSENTYSKEAL; encoded by the exons ATGCTGGAGAACTTCCGGAACCTGGTCTCAGTGGGTGAGGAAGGGCACTCTGGGACTGAACATCGGATCAGCCCCTGTG GGCATCAATCGTTCACACCAGATGTAATATCCCAgttaaagagagaagaaaagctttGGATGATAAAGATAGCAACCCAGAGCCATCGCTCCTCGG GAGACAAGAATCTAAATGGCATGGAGACTCTTCAAGAAGTTGGATTAAGGTATCTGCCACATGAAGAGCTTTTCTGCTCACAAATCTGGCAACAGGTTACAAAGGAATTAACTGGGTGTCAAGATTCCATGGGAAATATTCAAGGAACTGGCTCTCAGATGGAAAAACAAGGTGGCACACTCAATAAAGATGAGGAGTTTGGTAAAGACTTCAATCAGACTTCACATCTTCAAGTTCACCGCAGAGACcacactggagaaaaaccctACAGAGGGGTGGAGTGTGAGAAAGGTTTCATACGGGACTCTCACCTTCAAATGAACCAGACAGCCCACGTAGGAGAGAAGCCCTACAAGTGTGAAAAATGTGAAAACGCCTTCCGTCGGCTTTCAAGTCTTCAGGCCCATCAGAGAGTCCACAGTAGAACAAGATTGAACAAACATGATATGTCGTGTAAGGGTTTCAGTCAGAAGTcatatcttcatcatcatcagagAGTCCCCACTGGAGAGGATCCACACAGATTTGAGGAGTGTGGGAGGAACGTCGGGAAAAGCTCACATTGTCAAGCTCCTCCCATAGCCCACACGTTGGAGAAACCCTATAAATGTGAGGAGTGTGGACTGGGCTTCAGTCAGTGCTCCTATCTTCACATCCATCAGAGAGCCCACACAGGAAAGAAACCTTATAAATGTGAAGAGTGTGGGAAGGGCTTCAGTTGGCGTTCACGCCTACAGGCTCATCAGCGAATCCACACTGGGGAGAAACCCTACAAATGTGAGGCCTGTGGCAAGGGCTTTAGTTACAGCTCACACCTGAACATCCATTGTAGAATCCACACAGGTGAGAAACCCTTTAAGTGTGAGGAGTGTGGGAAAGGCTTCAGTGTGGGTTCCCACCTTCAAGCCCATCAGATAAGCCACACGGGAGAGAAACCATACAAATGTGAGGAGTGTGGCAAGGGCTTCTGTCGGGCCTCAAATCTTCTGGACCATCAGAGAGGCCATAGTGGTGAGAAACCATATCAGTGTGATGCATGTGGAAAGGGCTTTAGTCGTAGCTCAGATTTTAACATTCATTTTAGAGTCCATACAGGAGAAAAACCTTATAAGTGCGAGGAGTGTGGGAAAGGTTTCAGTCAGGCCTCAAATCTTCTGGCCCATCAAAGAGGCCAcactggagaaaaaccatacaaATGTGGTACATGTGGGAAGGGCTTCAGCCGGAGTTCAGATCTTAACGTTCATTGTCGAATCCACACgggagagaaaccctataaatGTGAGAAGTGCGGGAAGGCCTTCAGTCAGTTCTCAAGCCTTCAAGTGCATCAAAGAGTCCATACCGGCGAGAAACCATACCAGTGTGCAGAGTGTGGGAAAGGCTTCAGTGTGGGCTCACAGCTTCAGGCCCATCAGAGGtgtcacactggagagaaaccctaccaGTGTGAGGAGTGTGGGAAGGGCTTCTGTCGGGCCTCAAATTTTCTGGCTCACCGTGGAGTCCACACAGGAGAGAAGCCATACCGATGCGATGTGTGTGGTAAGCGCTTCAGGCAGAGATCATACCTTCAAGCCCACCAGAGggtccacactggagagaaaccatataAGTGTGAGGAATGTGGTAAGGTCTTCAGTTGGAGCTCATACCTTCAAGCCCATCAGAGAGTCCACACTGGGGAAAAACCATACAAATGTGAGGAGTGTGGGAAAGGCTTCAGTTGGAGCTCAAGTCTTATAATTCATCAGCGAGTCCATGCTGGGGATGAGGGTGACAAGGACTGTCCCTCATCAGAGAATACATACAGCAAAGAAGCTCTATAA
- the ZNF234 gene encoding zinc finger protein 234 isoform X1 — protein MTMFKEVVTFKDVAVTFTEEELGLLDSTQRKLYQEVMLENFRNLLSIEGKIQSEMETVSEAGPHEELSSWQIWQHIASDLTRCQDSMIKSSEFHQQGDSSGQVGAGFSETHTGQKPYQCNECTKSFSDVFNFDLNQQIHPGEKSHTCGECGKSFCYSSALRIHQRVHSGEKRYKCDECGKEFSQSSQLQAHQKVHTVEKPFRCEQCGKGFSRRSTLTVHCKLHMGEKPYNCDQCGRAFIHASHLQEHQRIHTGEKPFKCDICGKNFRRRSALNSHCMVHTGEKPYKCEECGKCFTCSSNLHIHQRVHTGEKPYKCEECGKCFIQPSQFQAHRRIHTGEKPYVCKVCGKGFIYSSSFQAHQGVHTGEKPYRCSECGKNFRMKIHYQVHLVIHTGEKPYKCEVCGKGFRQSSYLKIHQKAHSIEKPYKCEECGQGFNQSSRLQIHQLIHTGEKPYKCEECGKGFSRRADLKIHCRIHTGEKPYNCEECGKVFSQASHLLTHQRVHSGEKPFKCEECGKSFSRSSHLQAHQKVHTGEKPYKCEECGKGFKWSLNLDMHQRVHTGEKPYKCGECGKHFSQASSLQLHQSVHTGEKPYRCDVCGKVFSRSSQLQYHRRVHTGEKPYQCEMCGKSFSWRSNLVSHHKMHTGDTFYESSESGKSIKELSEERSCTK, from the exons ATGACCATGTTCAAG GAGGTGGTGACCTTCAAGGATGTGGCTGTGACCTTCACggaggaggagctggggctgCTGGACTCCACCCAGAGGAAGCTGTACCAGGAAGTGATGCTGGAGAACTTCCGGAACCTGCTCTCAATAG AAGGAAAGATCCAAAGTGAGATGGAGACTGTTTCAGAAGCAGGACCACATGAAGAGCTTTCCTCCTGGCAGATCTGGCAACATATTGCAAGTGACTTAACCAGGTGTCAAGACTCCATGATAAAAAGTTCTGAATTCCACCAACAAGGTGACTCATCCGGCCAGGTTGGGGCAGGATTCTCTGAAACTCACACAGGCCAGAAACCTTATCAGTGTAATGAATGTACAAAATCTTTCAGTGATGTCTTCAACTTTGATCTTAATCAACAAATACACCCAGGAGAGAAGTCTCATACGTGTGGTGAGTGTGGAAAAAGCTTCTGTTACAGCTCAGCACTTCGCATTCATCAGAGAGTTCACTCGGGAGAGAAACGCTATAAGTGTGATGAGTGTGGCAAGGAGTTCAGTCAGAGCTCACAGCTGCAAGCTCATCAGAAAGTCCACACCGTAGAGAAGCCATTCAGATGTGAGCAGTGTGGGAAAGGCTTCAGTCGTAGGTCAACACTTACTGTTCATTGTAAATTACACATGGGAGAGAAACCTTATAATTGTGACCAGTGTGGAAGGGCCTTCATTCATGCTTCACATCTTCAGGAACATCAGAGAATCCACACTGGGGAGAAACCGTTCAAATGTGATATATGCGGTAAGAACTTCCGCCGTAGATCAGCCCTTAACAGTCATTGTATGgtccacactggagagaagccaTACAAATGTGAGGAGTGTGGGAAGTGTTTCACTTGTAGCTCAAATCTTCATATCCATCAGAGGgtccacacaggagagaaaccttatAAATGTGAGGAGTGCGGTAAGTGCTTCATTCAGCCTTCACAATTTCAGGCCCATCGGAGAATCCACACGGGAGAGAAACCATATGTCTGTAAAGTGTGTGGTAAGGGCTTCATTTACAGTTCAAGTTTTCAAGCCCATCAGGGAgtccacacaggagagaaaccataCAGATGCAGTGAGTGTGGGAAGAACTTCAGGATGAAAATCCATTATCAAGTTCATCTGGTCATCCACACgggagagaaaccctataaatGTGAGGTATGTGGGAAAGGCTTCCGTCAGAGTTCATATCTTAAAATCCATCAGAAGGCCCACAGCATAGAGAAACCTTACAAGTGTGAAGAGTGTGGGCAGGGCTTCAACCAGAGTTCACGACTTCAGATCCACCAGCTGATCCATACCGGTGAGAAACCATACAAATGTGAAGAGTGTGGGAAGGGATTCAGTCGTAGAGCAGATCTTAAAATTCACTGCAGAATCCACACCGGAGAGAAACCGTATAATTGTGAGGAGTGTGGGAAGGTTTTTAGTCAGGCGTCTCATCTTCTGACCCACCAGAGAGTCCACAGCGGAGAAAAACCATTCAAATGTGAAGAGTGTGGGAAGAGCTTCAGTCGGAGTTCACACCTTCAAGCCCATCAAAAAGTCCACACTGGAGAAAAGCCATACAAATGTGAGGAGTGTGGGAAGGGCTTCAAGTGGAGCCTGAACCTCGACATGCATCAGAGGgtccacacaggagagaaaccatataAGTGTGGGGAGTGTGGGAAGCACTTCAGTCAGGCCTCAAGTCTTCAGCTTCATCAGAGTgtccacactggagagaagccGTACAGATGTGATGTGTGTGGTAAAGTCTTTAGTCGGTCTTCACAGCTTCAGTATCACAGGCGAGTTCACACAGGGGAGAAACCTTACCAGTGTGAGATGTGTGGTAAAAGCTTCAGTTGGCGCTCCAATCTTGTAAGTCATCACAAAATGCATACTGGGGATACATTTTATGAAAGCAGCGAGAGTGGTAAGAGCATCAAGGAACTGTCAGAGGAAAGAAGTTGTACAAAATGA
- the ZNF234 gene encoding zinc finger protein 234 isoform X2, with protein MLENFRNLLSIEGKIQSEMETVSEAGPHEELSSWQIWQHIASDLTRCQDSMIKSSEFHQQGDSSGQVGAGFSETHTGQKPYQCNECTKSFSDVFNFDLNQQIHPGEKSHTCGECGKSFCYSSALRIHQRVHSGEKRYKCDECGKEFSQSSQLQAHQKVHTVEKPFRCEQCGKGFSRRSTLTVHCKLHMGEKPYNCDQCGRAFIHASHLQEHQRIHTGEKPFKCDICGKNFRRRSALNSHCMVHTGEKPYKCEECGKCFTCSSNLHIHQRVHTGEKPYKCEECGKCFIQPSQFQAHRRIHTGEKPYVCKVCGKGFIYSSSFQAHQGVHTGEKPYRCSECGKNFRMKIHYQVHLVIHTGEKPYKCEVCGKGFRQSSYLKIHQKAHSIEKPYKCEECGQGFNQSSRLQIHQLIHTGEKPYKCEECGKGFSRRADLKIHCRIHTGEKPYNCEECGKVFSQASHLLTHQRVHSGEKPFKCEECGKSFSRSSHLQAHQKVHTGEKPYKCEECGKGFKWSLNLDMHQRVHTGEKPYKCGECGKHFSQASSLQLHQSVHTGEKPYRCDVCGKVFSRSSQLQYHRRVHTGEKPYQCEMCGKSFSWRSNLVSHHKMHTGDTFYESSESGKSIKELSEERSCTK; from the exons ATGCTGGAGAACTTCCGGAACCTGCTCTCAATAG AAGGAAAGATCCAAAGTGAGATGGAGACTGTTTCAGAAGCAGGACCACATGAAGAGCTTTCCTCCTGGCAGATCTGGCAACATATTGCAAGTGACTTAACCAGGTGTCAAGACTCCATGATAAAAAGTTCTGAATTCCACCAACAAGGTGACTCATCCGGCCAGGTTGGGGCAGGATTCTCTGAAACTCACACAGGCCAGAAACCTTATCAGTGTAATGAATGTACAAAATCTTTCAGTGATGTCTTCAACTTTGATCTTAATCAACAAATACACCCAGGAGAGAAGTCTCATACGTGTGGTGAGTGTGGAAAAAGCTTCTGTTACAGCTCAGCACTTCGCATTCATCAGAGAGTTCACTCGGGAGAGAAACGCTATAAGTGTGATGAGTGTGGCAAGGAGTTCAGTCAGAGCTCACAGCTGCAAGCTCATCAGAAAGTCCACACCGTAGAGAAGCCATTCAGATGTGAGCAGTGTGGGAAAGGCTTCAGTCGTAGGTCAACACTTACTGTTCATTGTAAATTACACATGGGAGAGAAACCTTATAATTGTGACCAGTGTGGAAGGGCCTTCATTCATGCTTCACATCTTCAGGAACATCAGAGAATCCACACTGGGGAGAAACCGTTCAAATGTGATATATGCGGTAAGAACTTCCGCCGTAGATCAGCCCTTAACAGTCATTGTATGgtccacactggagagaagccaTACAAATGTGAGGAGTGTGGGAAGTGTTTCACTTGTAGCTCAAATCTTCATATCCATCAGAGGgtccacacaggagagaaaccttatAAATGTGAGGAGTGCGGTAAGTGCTTCATTCAGCCTTCACAATTTCAGGCCCATCGGAGAATCCACACGGGAGAGAAACCATATGTCTGTAAAGTGTGTGGTAAGGGCTTCATTTACAGTTCAAGTTTTCAAGCCCATCAGGGAgtccacacaggagagaaaccataCAGATGCAGTGAGTGTGGGAAGAACTTCAGGATGAAAATCCATTATCAAGTTCATCTGGTCATCCACACgggagagaaaccctataaatGTGAGGTATGTGGGAAAGGCTTCCGTCAGAGTTCATATCTTAAAATCCATCAGAAGGCCCACAGCATAGAGAAACCTTACAAGTGTGAAGAGTGTGGGCAGGGCTTCAACCAGAGTTCACGACTTCAGATCCACCAGCTGATCCATACCGGTGAGAAACCATACAAATGTGAAGAGTGTGGGAAGGGATTCAGTCGTAGAGCAGATCTTAAAATTCACTGCAGAATCCACACCGGAGAGAAACCGTATAATTGTGAGGAGTGTGGGAAGGTTTTTAGTCAGGCGTCTCATCTTCTGACCCACCAGAGAGTCCACAGCGGAGAAAAACCATTCAAATGTGAAGAGTGTGGGAAGAGCTTCAGTCGGAGTTCACACCTTCAAGCCCATCAAAAAGTCCACACTGGAGAAAAGCCATACAAATGTGAGGAGTGTGGGAAGGGCTTCAAGTGGAGCCTGAACCTCGACATGCATCAGAGGgtccacacaggagagaaaccatataAGTGTGGGGAGTGTGGGAAGCACTTCAGTCAGGCCTCAAGTCTTCAGCTTCATCAGAGTgtccacactggagagaagccGTACAGATGTGATGTGTGTGGTAAAGTCTTTAGTCGGTCTTCACAGCTTCAGTATCACAGGCGAGTTCACACAGGGGAGAAACCTTACCAGTGTGAGATGTGTGGTAAAAGCTTCAGTTGGCGCTCCAATCTTGTAAGTCATCACAAAATGCATACTGGGGATACATTTTATGAAAGCAGCGAGAGTGGTAAGAGCATCAAGGAACTGTCAGAGGAAAGAAGTTGTACAAAATGA